The genomic stretch ACCTCTGGTTTTAAAATCCTTTTAAAAGACAGATCGATCGGATACGATTAGAACATGGCTAAAAATCTAAATTTAGCATTGCAACTAAAGACAGTCGAATTATGGAATTACTCTCTCAGGCAGACCACAAAACATCAGCTCGGTGGGCGCTAGATTGTGTGGAAAGAGTATTTTTCTATTATGAGAATTCCGATTGTATGGATCATCATCCCAAAGAAGCCCTAAATGTATTAAAAGAATGGATTAAGACAGGGAAGTTTAGCATGGCCGTGGTGCGAAAGGCTGCTTTGGATTCCCATGCTACAGCAAGAAAGATAGAGATGGATCATCCAGAAAAGTCTGTGGCTCGGGCAGCCGGACAAGCTGTCGCCACCGCCCATGTAAAAACCCATGCCATAGGTGCTGCCAATTATTCCGTGCAAGCAGTCTTTAGAGCCAAT from Leptospira bourretii encodes the following:
- a CDS encoding putative immunity protein; this encodes MELLSQADHKTSARWALDCVERVFFYYENSDCMDHHPKEALNVLKEWIKTGKFSMAVVRKAALDSHATARKIEMDHPEKSVARAAGQAVATAHVKTHAIGAANYSVQAVFRANENLNPEHSVRKERDWQYNHLLQLLAESKAS